A portion of the Phaeodactylum tricornutum CCAP 1055/1 chromosome 7, whole genome shotgun sequence genome contains these proteins:
- a CDS encoding predicted protein: SKTSKTPRRPFEKERLDAELKLVGEYGLRCKREIWRVQFALAKLRKAARTLLTLDPSDPKRIFEGAALLRRMNRYGLLADDELELDTVLQLTTQKLLERRLQTKVYKQGLAKSIHHARVLIRQRHIRVGSQLVNVPSFNVRTASEKHIDFSTNSPYGQGAPGRVARK, from the coding sequence AGCAAAACCTCCAAGACGCCCCGTCGTCCCTTCGAGAAGGAACGTTTGGACGCCGAGCTTAAGCTGGTGGGAGAATATGGCCTGCGTTGCAAGCGCGAAATCTGGCGTGTTCAGTTCGCTCTGGCGAAGCTGCGCAAGGCCGCCCGTACCTTGTTGACTCTCGACCCGAGCGATCCCAAGAGAATCTTCGAGGGAGCTGCGCTTCTCCGTCGTATGAATCGTTACGGTCTTTTAGCGGATGATGAACTCGAGCTTGATACCGTCCTTCAGTTGACAACCCAGAAGTTACTGGAACGGCGCTTGCAGACGAAGGTCTACAAGCAAGGTCTAGCCAAATCCATTCACCACGCCCGTGTTTTGATCCGTCAACGTCACATCCGTGTCGGATCTCAGCTAGTCAACGTGCCCTCATTCAATGTGCGTACCGCTTCGGAAAAGCACATTGACTTTTCTACTAACTCTCCTTACGGACAGGGAGCTCCTGGACGTGTCGCCCGTAAG
- a CDS encoding predicted protein: MAADGANAFRGALGRIGWSVPAANVFTNKGFDAMDSLGLVTCDRLKDICKIIRRGTDGVASVPAAGGNAAVAAAPGTPGIAIPMMWEYKLSGMHLWVSERLRQGTPVVAADFTAAIGNLYTRKLLVNYLSSVTGVNKVPLDYVVRKDDNVAAPDTEFETEHEKLVLLTPHTGTAFDKGNGKVWIQVKQLTVNGPAWTYVAPFEKKRDGRGAVKALNSHYEADAVMSKSKAAAFDVLEHTTYTGERRNFGMEKYTNALSMAFQTLDTYGETLTECPGRRMSSCAITIAQILRCSRDVTVSYLMTCLVDIQCTRMEIHV, translated from the exons ATGGCTGCTGACGGTGCTAATGCGTTTCGTGGTGCGCTCGGGCGGATTGGATGGTCTGTTCCTGCGGCGAACGTGTTTACGAACAAAGGTTTTGATGCGATGGACTCCCTTGGCTTGGTTACTTGTGACCGTCTCAAGGATATCTGCAAGATCATTCGTCGCGGTACCGATGGTGTGGCCTCAGTGCCAGCTGCTGGTGGAAAcgctgcggtggcggcggcgcctGGCACCCCTGGGATAGCGATCCCCATGATGTGGGAGTACAAGCTAAGCGGAATGCATCTCTGGGTGTCTGAGCGTCTCCGACAGGGGACTCCGGTTGTTGCGGCGGACTTTACTGCGGCTATCGGAAACCTGTACACCAGGAAG TTGTTGGTCAACTATTTGAGCTCCGTGACGGGTGTTAACAAAGTGCCATTGGATTATGTCGTCCGGAAAGATGACAACGTCGCTGCACCGGATACCGAGTTCGAGACGGAGCACGAGAAGTTGGTGCTGTTGACTCCCCATACGGGGACGGCGTTCGACAAGGGCAACGGGAAAGTTTGGATCCAGGTGAAacagttgactgtaaacggTCCAGCGTGGACTTATGTTgcgcctttcgagaagaaacgcgaCGGTCGTGGAGCGGTCAAGGCTTTGAATAGTCACTATGAAGCTGATGCGGTGATGTCCAAGTCCAAGGCGGCTGCATTCGATGTGCTCGAGCATACCACCTACACTGGCGAGCGTCGTAACTTTGGGATGGAAAAGTACACAAATGCTTTGTCAATGGCGTTCCAGACTCTTGACACGTACGGCGAGACATTGACGGAGTGTCCAGGAAGGAGGATGTCTTCTTGCGCAATCACCATTGCACAGATCCTAAGATGCTCTCGGGATGTCACGGTATCCTACCTAAtgacatgtcttgtggacATACAATGTACAAGGATGGAGATCCACGTGTGA
- a CDS encoding fasciclin domain-containing protein (contains a signal peptide, FAS1 domain represents an ancient cell adhesion domain common to plants and animals) translates to MKLSTVLFVLPFLGSTAGALLRKNGPKRFRSRLIVPSSKISSSTVASKSDVGNSEPFDNFEGFVNLLSDTDMSILHTPTASPADGGGITATGPPAANVAPTLSPVESQRAPTGSTTTPVGSAPSSSPVEGIPMDPPTDSGMVSIEGLVSSRESLAILETALIQSNLLSVLEDPGPYTLLAPTTAAFSAIDMNVLELLLTPEFNFQLKDILLYHVIGETFLRSDLVDDEELATLSDGTLGVVVNNGEVFFMSEAASDKAVADATSSTVISPSKVVTADLLARNGVVHEIDTVFLPSWAYLNLLQQLEQDEDFSTLVEFLSLAKLSESISLTRSFTFFAPTNDAFELLSKDQLDFLRDPANLLSLQNILWFHLSPQVYNHEVTVGTVQLPTAQGTPLQAVSDGISLPTFQTDAGVEEILLNLAGNIYAVNRVLLPISRQ, encoded by the exons ATGAAACTCTCCACCGTTCTATTCGTACTGCCTTTTCTTGGCTCCACTGCAGGGGCGCTCCTCCGAAAGAACGGCCCAAAACGTTTTCGAAGCCGTTTGATTGTGCCTTCAAGCAAAATCTCCTCTTCGACCGTTGCGTCGAAAAGCGACGTTGGCAACTCTGAGCCATTTGACAACTTTGAAGGCTTTGTCAATCTCCTATCAGATACAGATATGAGTATTTTACACACTCCCACCGCCTCTCCTGCAGATGGCGGTGGAATCACCGCTACAGGCCCTCCAGCTGCGAACGTTGCTCCTACACTATCTCCGGTCGAATCGCAACGAGC TCCAACAGGATCCACTACGACCCCGGTTGGTTCAGCTCCATCAAGTAGCCCTGTTGAGGGTATCCCCATGGATCCACCTACGGACTCAGGCATGGTCTCAATTGAAGGACTCGTGTCCTCTCGCGAATCGCTTGCCATCTTAGAGACAGCTCTCATCCAGAGTAATCTATTGTCTGTTCTAGAGGATCCGGGGCCCTATACTTTGCTGGCTCCAACTACCGCGGCATTTAGCGCTATTGATATGAATGTCCTGGAGTTATTGCTCACTCCTGAATTCAACTTTCAACTGAAAGACATTTTGCTGTATCACGTAATTGGTGAGACTTTCTTAAGGTCTGATcttgtggatgatgaagaacTTGCCACCCTGTCCGATGGTACACTTGGGGTTGTGGTCAACAATGGAGAAGTTTTCTTTATGTCGGAAGCTGCTTCCGATAAAGCGGTTGCCGATGCAACAAGTAGTACAGTCATTTCTCCATCAAAAGTTGTCACAGCAGACTTGCTTGCCAGAAACGGAGTTGTCCACGAAATCGACACCGTTTTCTTGCCTTCCTGGGCATACTTGAATCTGCTTCAACAGCTCGAGCAGGACGAAGACTTTTCGACGCTCGTGGAGTTCTTGAGCCTGGCAAAACTGAGTGAATCTATTTCTTTGACCCGAAGTTTCACGTTTTTCGCACCCACAAACGACGCTTTCGAGCTCCTCAGTAAAGATCAGCTCGATTTCCTTCGCGATCCAGCAAATCTTTTGAGTCTGCAAAACATTTTGTGGTTCCATTTGAGCCCACAAGTCTATAATCATGAAGTAACAGTCGGTACCGTGCAGTTGCCCACGGCGCAAGGAACACCACTGCAAGCTGTGTCAGACGGCATCAGTCTCCCCACCTTTCAGACAGACGCCGGAGTTGAAGAAATACTGCTGAATCTGGCAGGAAATATATATGCCGTAAATCGTGTCTTGCTGCCCATTTCAAGACAGTAG
- a CDS encoding fasciclin domain-containing protein (contains a signal peptide, FAS1 domain represents an ancient cell adhesion domain common to plants and animals), with the protein MKACFAISVWILLWLGPQAIGAKPAQSLRSRKVLSNDNKRRKNEPLGQVVTFEELLRENGLFEVLPEVAAMSLPPTHAPTNTTPMAPTRIPKGSPTKNPSGAPTQAPIVTANTPMVNLSVSPVSAETPVRTSKSPTSVPTDIGDPTLQPTIGSIPPIEIPTGAPLQSIAFFIANTPRFSILEEALVAANLLDTFSRDIQLTVFAPNDAAFETLDLVFLEALLTNPGFGLHLFQLLTYHGILGSFPSASLTSGRELASLLDGSDLTVSIISGSIFLNTTAVVSGVSGAFPSRLIETNVQVSNGILHEMEMVLLPNFAFFYIFDVLQQGVATFSTLSSLIIQADLEQILQEKEMTVLAPNNDAFAMLPSQTFAFLQNPTNVDTLRQVLTYHLSTDVFNSLQLIDTDSLNTLEGSTVAVTAIYDPESAMLVNLFFNFVGGVRFNVLAANGIVHEIGGLLVPPNASVPGVGMFSMQAVTEYLEILASANHT; encoded by the coding sequence ATGAAGGCTTGCTTCGCAATAAGTGTATGGATTCTGCTGTGGCTAGGACCGCAAGCGATCGGCGCCAAGCCAGCTCAAAGTCTCCGATCTCGGAAAGTGctttccaacgacaacaaacgCCGGAAGAATGAGCCACTCGGGCAGGTCGTCACTTTCGAGGAACTATTGAGGGAAAACGGACTGTTTGAAGTTTTGCCGGAAGTCGCTGCGATGAGTTTGCCGCCAACACATGCTCCGACAAATACAACACCGATGGCGCCCACTAGGATTCCAAAGGGTTCGCCGACTAAGAACCCCAGTGGTGCACCGACGCAAGCTCCGATAGTCACAGCCAACACGCCAATGGTAAATCTGTCGGTGTCACCAGTGTCGGCAGAGACTCCTGTACGCACTTCAAAGAGTCCCACTTCAGTACCAACAGACATTGGCGATCCCACTTTGCAACCTACGATCGGTTCTATACCTCCGATAGAGATACCGACGGGCGCACCGTTGCAAAGCATTGCTTTTTTCATCGCAAACACGCCGCGATTTTCAATCTTGGAGGAAGCACTCGTAGCAGCCAACCTTCTCGATACTTTCAGCAGAGATATTCAGCTAACTGTGTTCGCACCGAACGATGCCGCATTCGAAACATTAGACCTAGTCTTTTTGGAGGCATTATTGACCAATCCGGGATTTGGTCTCCACCTGTTTCAGCTGCTCACTTACCATGGAATTTTGGGCTCCTTTCCCTCAGCCAGTTTGACAAGCGGTCGAGAGCTCGCTTCGCTCCTTGACGGTTCAGACCTCACAGTTTCGATAATCTCAGGGAGCATATTCCTCAATACCACAGCGGTGGTAAGTGGTGTCTCGGGGGCCTTTCCATCTAGGCTAATCGAGACAAATGTACAGGTATCAAATGGAATTCTCCACGAAATGGAGATGGTCTTGTTACCCAACTTTGCCTTCTTTTATATTTTCGACGTTTTGCAACAAGGTGTAGCAACTTTCAGTACTCTTTCTTCTCTCATCATTCAGGCTGACCTTGAGCAAATTcttcaagaaaaagaaatgaCGGTGCTTGCCCCCAATAACGATGCGTTTGCCATGCTACCAAGCCAGACTTTTGCTTTCCTGCAGAACCCAACGAATGTCGACACCCTTCGTCAAGTCCTGACCTATCATTTGTCAACTGATGTATTCAATTCCCTTCAACTGATTGATACTGACAGTTTGAACACATTGGAGGGAAGCACAGTCGCGGTTACGGCTATATACGATCCGGAATCTGCAATGTTGGTGAACCTatttttcaattttgttgGAGGGGTTAGATTTAATGTATTGGCAGCAAATGGAATAGTTCATGAAATTGGCGGACTCCTTGTTCCTCCAAATGCCAGTGTTCCTGGGGTTGGCATGTTCAGCATGCAGGCTGTGACTGAGTATCTGGAGATACTTGCTTCAGCCAATCACACTTGA
- a CDS encoding predicted protein — protein sequence MYIDGDSSSWFKAFSGSECSARTRPETGESDVGSSLSKKPPTTVLLQPEPAPYVQFCYDEKQNTLSTILIGSQSKSNYAPLGEDYPDLRSFSSSSTEAWTTCSSSFSVEALTPEDDRPQEIVWLDRSWYFGNDMASRHMHRSLLLKEMDHEDEYSVMYASDDSCQSQGCGKFLRTCALRREKLPQSERYISEQQARRNLQPHRLLGGSYSTYMVLRG from the coding sequence ATGTACATCGACGGAGATTCCTCTAGTTGGTTTAAGGCGTTTTCGGGCTCGGAATGCTCAGCAAGGACCAGGCCAGAGACGGGAGAATCCGATGTCGGCTCAtctctttccaaaaaacCGCCGACTACCGTGCTTCTCCAGCCCGAACCAGCACCCTACGTCCAATTCTGCTACGATGAGAAACAAAACACGTTATCAACAATTCTGATTGGGAGCCAGAGCAAATCAAATTATGCTCCACTGGGGGAAGACTATCCAGACTTGCGTTCTTTTAGCTCGTCGTCAACGGAAGCATGGACCACTTGCTCCTCATCGTTTTCTGTTGAAGCGCTGACGCCAGAAGACGACCGCCCACAAGAAATTGTTTGGTTAGATCGATCTTGGTACTTTGGCAACGACATGGCTTCTCGCCACATGCACCGGAGTCTCTTGCTAAAAGAGATGGACCACGAAGATGAATATTCGGTCATGTATGCCAGCGACGACAGTTGTCAGAGCCAAGGCTGCGGCAAGTTCCTTCGTACTTGCGCATTGCGACGTGAGAAATTGCCTCAGTCGGAACGTTATATTTCCGAGCAGCAAGCGCGGCGTAACTTGCAGCCTCATCGTCTATTGGGAGGAAGCTACTCTACGTATATGGTATTACGAGGATGA
- a CDS encoding predicted protein produces the protein MSPPFLIEDESLESGEDVVSLATRFLKKASYEEPDRSDYSIMSVAVMTLGLIMIIELLRHRLDHAAMGKPFFTAVLQGVYAELSTLGLVELFIWILLTYWETINIPKEKVFAKVHFTLFYTAVFNAFQTVVVAFFSTRVSETMWVQTEALELNHYVEIREEFERVQRELLRLRSLSFTGGVVKRATTLAQHQSAGSDSTSSDDPENRDADSTVNRGTMETEDAVTFSRQGFTIIWNGLADRIRYPRLKARYNALLLQVRFHELRVHFLQAYDLPLKFKVSDYLIRSEQQVLIHLVHVSTFAWLLLAALINILYFAMGIVTWESGDPTLVGTSLTWIFFAGMAAFILITWLVYNKMKQIFKTIMHEKTLWNVHTDNTGQVRDDLAKSQRSLFWGGDPNLVIAAIQFMQFGYAVALAVVLIFWDSIKKGDVTMFWYLVGIFGCYTVFVMVTAQLLPRFTLCTSLGQLVNRRRLQEAAALYHLEEEKQRRLELEQPNWKEALVLQKSLRSFSMMSSRMLGMDPVPVASAPVAAIALIEKKKVATGDLIANLVRSDTDSLRSSLPDSEREQLSRRENQRSNRRMRKKAMSEGVSSMLRKTTVGQTRAWDDSSDLYEESVSSEALSAHDTQVEHLRARRVRHEERRKASSDGASTMPWNNSTSVNAEEEKAMELDDLKPLEVRVQHGKIQEYDDEDGHSDVDDVPEADPSMVKATHSLQYVTPPTLKQTLREYYLGKQYMSISHVFGTLFAFFFVGQRIERFLHTDGVVGNDFVSFDFDNPITFWAFTFWLLMFLLNDGLILLCLKPDKGGYRAAGRKERKILTSASLDILLSSVCLAIFFVAEGQRCCESDGNDTIDTGLDDVFRPASCECPVFGSRLYGGLGNIEPYISLIGLRLFRRWLAKQLLWMVDMQSPNAALHNKDHFGSPDDHIDPFDVFGGQGHEETEENRTPIEMWQTAIGKYPDIVAKYGEFSGELLQAMLGLTPVPGDDESSSASKSQSGSLSRTMSERVFGPPASFHKPSTSERIADKSFADTVKVYSLGKEYTGLSVGAQQIIVAGKVGKAVTPVEISALGSLPEMIPEEGSTASSVGQSSTNKKEFTRFQVDENSPPILESLSALTSPTARLVRSMRRCGRKLLPILDNWTAVDVVMTRFEMVYFDATDDMEKTSECVREALAATHGGKGLRLCDIAAGRRVVGHLLLADVKTIHVSRELLGSREKEQDDVHCQDKMHVEFWHQKMVAMDHAWCKTKEDRLKIETIRGRTLYLRFYSDLDDDANHALGIEKIEESGSILKNNAFQWVQTIGRFCGPAKLAQSLPHFGDDNDDELRDYLIVHRHYHDGDPKANRFGFGRPTLTRLSPAPRENEFSLEQSHLDRSHPASTIDEVEQKTDSSDSEKLDVV, from the coding sequence GAAACGATGTGGGTCCAGACCGAAGCTTTGGAACTCAACCATTACGTAGAAATTCGCGAAGAATTCGAACGGGTACAACGGGAGCTACTAAGGCTCCGCTCGCTTTCTTTTACCGGTGGGGTGGTCAAGCGCGCAACGACGCTGGCCCAACACCAGTCCGCCGGCAGCGACAGTACGAGCTCCGACGATCCCGAAAATCGCGATGCGGACAGCACTGTCAATCGCGGCACCATGGAAACCGAAGATGCCGTGACATTCAGTAGACAAGGCTTTACCATCATCTGGAACGGTCTGGCGGACCGGATCCGGTACCCTCGTCTCAAAGCAAGGTACAATGCCCTCCTTCTGCAAGTCCGCTTTCACGAACTCCGAGTACACTTTTTGCAAGCTTACGATTTGCCGCTCAAATTCAAGGTTTCCGACTACCTGATTCGGTCAGAGCAGCAAGTCTTAATACATCTGGTACACGTTTCCACCTTTGCCTGGCTCTTGTTGGCCGCACTCATCAATATACTCTACTTTGCCATGGGAATCGTCACTTGGGAGTCGGGCGATCCAACCTTGGTCGGTACCTCCTTGACGTGGATTTTCTTTGCCGGTATGGCTGCCTTTATCCTCATCACCTGGCTAGTTTACAACAAGATGAAGCAAATTTTCAAAACGATCATGCACGAAAAGACTCTCTGGAATGTGCACACTGACAACACAGGGCAAGTCCGTGACGATCTCGCCAAGTCGCAGCGCTCATTATTCTGGGGTGGCGACCCGAATCTCGTCATTGCCGCCATTCAATTTATGCAATTTGGCTACGCTGTTGCCTTGGCGGTAGTCCTTATCTTTTGGGACTCCATCAAGAAAGGCGACGTAACCATGTTCTGGTACCTGGTAGGAATCTTTGGCTGCTACACGGTGTTCGTCATGGTGACGGCTCAACTTCTCCCACGCTTTACACTTTGCACGTCGCTGGGTCAGCTTGTCAATCGCCGGCGTTTGCAAGAAGCTGCCGCACTCTATCATCttgaggaagaaaagcagcgcCGGTTGGAATTGGAACAACCCAATTGGAAGGAGGCACTCGTGTTGCAGAAATCGTTGAGGTCCTTCAGCATGATGAGTTCACGCATGCTCGGAATGGATCCGGTACCCGTAGCGTCCGCTCCGGTTGCGGCTATTGCATtgattgaaaagaaaaaagtgGCGACGGGCGATTTGATTGCTAATTTAGTCCGCAGCGATACGGACAGTCTACGGTCATCCTTACCCGACTCGGAACGTGAACAGCTTTCGCGTCGTGAGAATCAACGATCAAATCGTCGTATGCGTAAAAAGGCCATGTCGGAAGGCGTTTCCTCCATGCTTCGCAAGACAACGGTCGGCCAAACGCGAGCCTGGGACGACTCTTCCGATTTGTACGAAGAGTCTGTATCGTCGGAGGCGCTCTCGGCCCACGACACACAAGTGGAACATTTGAGGGCCCGCCGAGTGCGTCACGAGGAGCGCCGTAAAGCCTCTTCGGACGGTGCATCTACCATGCCGTGGAATAACTCGACCAGCGTAAatgccgaagaagaaaaagccatGGAACTGGATGACCTCAAGCCCCTTGAAGTTCGTGTCCAGCATGGAAAAATCCAAGAGtacgatgatgaagatggCCACTCGGACGTGGATGACGTTCCCGAAGCGGATCCTTCGATGGTCAAAGCTACTCACTCGTTGCAGTATGTGACGCCGCCGACCTTGAAGCAGACGCTACGCGAATACTACCTTGGCAAACAATACATGTCGATTAGCCACGTATTTGGTACCTTATTTGCGTTTTTCTTTGTGGGGCAACGGATAGAGCGTTTCCTGCATACCGATGGCGTGGTGGGCAACGATTTTGTGTCCTTTGATTTTGACAATCCAATTACCTTTTGGGCGTTCACCTTTTGGCTTCTCATGTTCTTGCTTAACGATGGACTCATTTTGCTTTGCCTCAAGCCAGACAAAGGAGGTTACCGAGCCGCCGGTCGGAAAGAACGAAAGATTCTCACCAGTGCATCGCTGGACATCTTACTATCATCCGTGTGTCTcgcaatcttcttcgtgGCGGAAGGCCAACGCTGTTGTGAGTCTGACGGAAACGACACGATCGACACTGGCCTAGACGATGTCTTTCGGCCGGCTTCATGCGAATGTCCAGTATTTGGATCTCGTCTCTACGGTGGTCTAGGAAACATAGAGCCTTATATTTCTCTGATAGGGTTGCGTTTATTCCGTCGATGGTTGGCAAAGCAGCTTCTTTGGATGGTAGATATGCAATCTCCGAATGCTGCTCTTCATAACAAAGATCATTTTGGTTCCCCCGATGACCACATTGATCCCTTTGATGTTTTTGGAGGACAAGGCCAtgaggaaacggaagaaaatAGGACACCAATTGAAATGTGGCAGACTGCTATTGGCAAATACCCCGATATTGTGGCAAAATACGGAGAATTCAGTGGAGAACTTCTTCAGGCCATGCTTGGCCTGACTCCGGTACCTGGTGACGATGAATCGAGCTCAGCATCAAAATCGCAATCAGGTTCTTTGTCTCGTACCATGTCTGAAAGAGTCTTTGGACCCCCGGCTTCCTTTCACAAGCCTTCGACATCGGAACGTATCGCCGACAAGTCGTTTGCTGACACAGTCAAGGTGTATTCTCTTGGCAAAGAGTATACCGGTCTTTCGGTAGGTGCCCAACAAATTATTGTTGCTGGAAAAGTAGGTAAAGCCGTTACTCCTGTCGAAATAAGCGCACTTGGAAGTCTCCCGGAAATGATTCCAGAAGAAGGATCGACCGCCAGCAGTGTAGGTCAGAGCAGCACAAACAAGAAGGAATTTACCAGGTTCCAAGTAGACGAAAATTCTCCCCCTATTTTGGAATCGCTCTCCGCTCTGACTTCCCCCACTGCGCGACTTGTCCGAAGCATGCGACGATGTGGACGTAAGTTATTGCCAATTCTTGACAATTGGACGGCTGTTGACGTTGTCATGACACGCTTCGAGATGGTCTATTTCGATGCCACTGATGACATGGAAAAAACGTCAGAATGTGTTCGAGAGGCTTTGGCAGCAACTCATGGTGGAAAGGGCCTCCGCCTTTGCGACATTGCGGCTGGTCGACGTGTAGTGGGGCACCTGTTACTCGCCGACGTGAAAACAATTCATGTCTCACGGGAATTATTGGGTAGTCGCGAAAAAGAACAGGACGATGTTCATTGCCAAGATAAGATGCACGTTGAGTTCTGGCACCAGAAGATGGTGGCGATGGACCATGCATGGTGCAAGACAAAGGAAGATCGTCTCAAAATCGAAACCATTCGAGGTCGCACCCTATATCTTCGTTTTTATTCTGACCTCGACGATGATGCCAATCACGCTCTAGGCATTGAGAAGATCGAGGAATCGGGTTCAATCTTGAAGAACAATGCGTTCCAGTGGGTTCAGACGATCGGGCGATTCTGCGGCCCGGCCAAGTTGGCGCAATCCCTTCCTCATTttggcgacgacaatgacgacgaactTCGAGACTATCTGATTGTCCATCGACACTACCACGACGGCGATCCCAAAGCCAATCGTTTTGGTTTCGGGCGGCCGACATTGACTCGGCTATCGCCTGCTCCGCGCGAGAACGAATTCAGTCTAGAACAGTCACATCTTGACCGTTCGCATCCTGCCAGTACAATTGATGAAGTGGAACAGAAAACAGACTCATCGGACTCGGAGAAATTAGATGTCGTGTAG